Sequence from the Parvicella tangerina genome:
TGTTGTCTGGTGGAGAAAGAAACAGACTGCACCTAGCAATGACACTAAAAACTGAAGCTAACGTATTGTTATTGGATGAGCCTACCAACGATATCGATGTGAACACATTGCGAGCATTAGAAGAAGGTATCGAGAGTTTTGCGGGTTGTGCAGTTGTGATTTCTCACGACAGATGGTTCTTAGATAGGATTTGTACACACATTCTGGCATTCGAAGGAGATTCTTCGGTTTATTATTTTGAAGGAGGTTACTCTGAATATGAAGAGAACCGTAAGAAACGTTTGGGTGGAGATATTATTCCAACCCGGGTGAAGTATAAGAAACTGGTTAGATAGTGAAATTATTCGTTTCGCTACTTTTTGTGGCTGTTTTATTATTTTCTTGTTCGAAAAAGAAGTTTGAAGGAGTAGAAGAGTTTGTTGAGTATTATTATGAGAACCAGTTCTCTCTAACTCTTGAAAAGTATTCCGATTTATATGATCTTAAGTTTTATGAATTGATGGGGGAGGCGGAACTTGAGAAAGGAAGACAACATACCTATTCTGATCTTGGAGAGTTTGAGAGTCTGGTTATTAACGATGTTCATCAAAATGATAAGAATTATAAGGAATCATTTTCGAATCAGTATAAAATACAGGTGAACGCTAAATATGAATTCGGGACTTCGGTTGATACATTAATTATAAACGAATATAATGAAGGGGATTATAGGATTCAGATGCTAATAATGACAACAAAAAGTTATCCTCATTAAATAGTTTTCACAGGCTTTTTTAGACCTCTTTTCTCCATAGGGTAGATGTTGAAGGTTCCAAGTGCTTTAGAAACTAACTCTCCAGTTTCTTCTTTAAAGATCTTAGCGCTGGTACAGATCAGGCTTTTTCCTTGGAATTCAATTTCACCCTTTCCAATTAACTTGTCTCCCAGAAAAGTTGGTTTGAAGTAATTAACCTTAAATTCTACCGTGCTCACTAGATTACCATCATCATAAACCGCTGTTAATGCAGTTGTTCCCAAAACAGCATCCATCATAGCGGCAGTAATTGCTCCATGGCCAACACCTGGACTGCTCAAATGCTTTTCAGCAATCGTGGTTCTGTACTCAATGTCACCCGGACCGTGAACAGTAAGTTCAAAGTCTAAGCCTTTGTCCACATTGTTAAACTTGTCGTAGAGTCCCTTTACAGTATCCATTTCTAATTGTTTTTTGCAAAACTAATCATTTGTTTAGTATGCATGCATACAGGTGGATAACTCTACAGGTGATTTTTTCGTTTGGCACAATTCATGATTCTTGTAAAGTATGAAAGCAAAACTGGTTATTACTTTTATCGTTTTATTGATGCTTTGCATAGGTGATTTTTTTGCTCAATCGGATACTTTGCAAGAAGATAATTGTACCTATCACTATTATTCTAATGGCGCTGTTTCTGTGAAAATCACTCCATGGCAGGAACAAAAACGAACCATCACGTTATACAACCTTGA
This genomic interval carries:
- a CDS encoding PaaI family thioesterase, producing the protein MDTVKGLYDKFNNVDKGLDFELTVHGPGDIEYRTTIAEKHLSSPGVGHGAITAAMMDAVLGTTALTAVYDDGNLVSTVEFKVNYFKPTFLGDKLIGKGEIEFQGKSLICTSAKIFKEETGELVSKALGTFNIYPMEKRGLKKPVKTI